In Saccharothrix violaceirubra, the following are encoded in one genomic region:
- a CDS encoding AAA family ATPase, which translates to MESVFAVAGVGRVPSRSGVFVGRSDQLARLDAAVPGAVGRAVVVAVHGLGGVGKSTLAARFAELHADRFAPVWWVTADSPAQPGWRLSRRRQFGARGSFVRGYPCRP; encoded by the coding sequence ATGGAGTCGGTGTTCGCGGTGGCGGGCGTGGGTCGCGTTCCGTCAAGGTCGGGCGTGTTTGTTGGCCGGTCGGACCAGTTGGCACGCCTGGACGCAGCGGTGCCCGGGGCGGTTGGCCGTGCGGTGGTGGTCGCCGTCCATGGTCTGGGTGGGGTGGGCAAATCCACTCTGGCCGCCCGGTTCGCCGAACTGCACGCGGACAGGTTCGCGCCGGTGTGGTGGGTGACTGCGGACTCGCCTGCACAACCTGGCTGGCGCCTGTCACGCCGTCGGCAATTTGGGGCGCGCGGTTCCTTTGTACGAGGCTACCCTTGTCGACCGTGA
- a CDS encoding tetratricopeptide repeat protein — MHNLAGACHAVGNLGRAVPLYEATLVDRERVLGPDHPDTLQSRNNLAGAYQYAGDLDRAIRLYQATLVDCERVFGLVHPSAAIVRRNLGRARRR; from the coding sequence CTGCACAACCTGGCTGGCGCCTGTCACGCCGTCGGCAATTTGGGGCGCGCGGTTCCTTTGTACGAGGCTACCCTTGTCGACCGTGAACGCGTATTGGGTCCTGATCATCCTGACACGCTTCAGTCTCGCAACAACCTTGCTGGAGCCTATCAATATGCTGGTGATCTGGACCGGGCAATTCGGCTGTACCAAGCCACTCTCGTCGACTGTGAACGCGTCTTTGGGCTAGTTCACCCTAGTGCCGCGATCGTCCGGAGAAACCTTGGCCGCGCCCGCAGGCGCTGA